The Petrotoga sibirica DSM 13575 nucleotide sequence AATATATCACATTGATTTGTATAGGTTGAACGATCCTCAAGAGATAGAATATTTGGATATCTTTTTGGATCCTAAGGGGATATATATAATTGAATGGGCAGACTTCTTGGATTATTTAACCCCCGAAGAAAGATTGGAGATCCATATTTCGTACAATGAAGATATTAAGTATAGGGATGTAAAAATCGAAGGCTTTGGTGAAAAGTACAAAGAGATGGAGGCTAATATAGAAAAGGAGTAGTAGTTTTGTGTCAATTCAAAGAATTTATAACGTTATCTCAGAAAAAGATTACAAAGAACATAGCCAAAAAGCAAGAAAAATAGTTGAAAAGGCTCATAGCATTATCAGAAAGCCTCGAGAATTAAACGAAAGGAAGATGTTTTGGGTTTACAGAGTTTTAGGAAAAGACGCCGAACTAAAAATACCAAAAAAACATATAAACGATTTTCAATTTTTGATAATGCACATTTTAAAAAAACCAAAAGAAAATAGATTCAATGATTTAAGAAGTTACTACAAATTAAAAGAAGAAACGATTGAGAACCTGAAATTTTTACTTTTTCCAGATAAGTTTCCGCCAGGCGGTTACAATGAAAAATTAAAAAAGTATGGGGTAGAGTTTTACAATCCTCAAGTTATATTGAAAAGACTGAATTTTAAGGATTTTATAGACTTATACGCACTAATAACATACATACCTTTAGATGTGAAAACTCCCTTTGTACAAGACCTCATAGACGAGATCTTAAGCATTGATCCTATCGATACAAAGATCTCGTTGTACACGAAAATAAAAGAAATATTCAAGAGTTTAGGTCCTTACGAAAAACAGATGGTTGAACTTCAATTGAAAAATATATCTTACTACCATTATAGGCTTATGAGCAAAGGATCGACCAAAGGTGTCATTATCGATGGTAGTAACGTTGTAAGGTACAATGATCAAGATAGTATACTTAGATTGGTTGATTTGTTGGATAATCTCTACATAGAAAATATAACGTTTTTTCCTGCAAT carries:
- the tsaE gene encoding tRNA (adenosine(37)-N6)-threonylcarbamoyltransferase complex ATPase subunit type 1 TsaE, with product MSYNKLDLKQIQKIGTTISKYIFPGAKLLLFGNLGTGKTTLTSYIVNSLSKSPINVTSPTFSLVKVYNTNPTIYHIDLYRLNDPQEIEYLDIFLDPKGIYIIEWADFLDYLTPEERLEIHISYNEDIKYRDVKIEGFGEKYKEMEANIEKE